GGCGCTGTTGGGTGCCCGGAGCTGGCGCCccgccctctctcctctcccccaccGCCCCCCCCGCACCTCCCACCACCCTCGGTAGTCCCCTGCGCGTGCGCGTACAGACACCGGTTGCCAAACATTGCATCATCCCCGcccccctttcctcccctcccccctccagctCTCCCCTCCGCGCGCGCGCATGACTCACTCACCTCCTCCGCGAAGCCTCGTGACCCAAAGCCACTTCCGGGTCCAACACCAAGTCGACCCCCAAGCGGGAGGGAGCGGGGGGGCGGTGCCACGGGGCTCCTGAGTGGCGGATGTAAGGAATGAGGCGGGGCCAACGCCGGCGTGCCGCTTTCTGATTGGTAGGCTTCTGGATCCGCCCCCGAGAGGAGGACAAGGCCACGTTAAAAGATCTCTGCTCCGAGCTACGGAGGTCAGAGGCTTGAGTCTAAGGCATAGGGTATACCATGTTGAAGATGAGCGGGTGGCAGCGACAGAGCCAAAATCAGAGCCGGAACCTGAGGAGAGAGGCGAGTACTGATTCCCCCCTCTACCTTTTACCCTCCCATCCTCGCGACACCAGTTGTCCTCTCAAAGTTAGGGCATCCGCTCTTTAGGATGTGGCCCCACCTCCTCCACGATGAAGTTAAGTGACCGTCCGGGGGAGGGATGAGGAGAATCCTTTATTCTGAAGTGGTGCTCACAGACCCTTCTTCCTTCGCGCGACAGCATCACTCCATCCCTGCCCGAGTACAGGCCCTGCTCTATGCTGTTCGGCGAAGGGGCCGCAGCCGCCCTTGGGAGGTTTATTCTCGCGTTGCTGACCCAAGGTCTCCTAGTTAGGCTGGTCCGGTGGGAGGCGGGGCAGCAGGACACACCCCCGCGCCGAGAACCCGTGGCTCAGGCCGCTGCCGCCGTTTTGCCAACAGCGGCCCTACCCCACCCCTAATCCTCTTTCCGCCGCGTCTCAGGGCCTGTATGGCCACGTCAGTAACTTGGGCTTCTGGATTCTCCGCAGGACATTCATTCTGCACCCTTGCAGAGAACAGAACCTTAAGGAGACTGACATAAGCTTTTGGGAAAAGGGTGTTGATGGACAGGTGGTGATGGGTTTTCCTTTTCCCGCAGAGGCCCCTGGGCCTCCTGCACAAGAGAGCATCCTGGATCTTTTAAGTATGGGAAGCCATTTGGGGTCTCCCCAGTGGATTGTCCTTCCCCTGGGATCggtccctgcctctttctccttgtCCTGTCTCCATCTAATCTCCGTGTAACCATTGCATCAGGCTAGCCCCCTGCTTGGCTCCGCAGCCCTCTGGCCCGGGGCTCCACTGCTGATGAAAGCTACGTCCCACACACTGGAAGGCAAGGAGGGTCCCCCAGGGAGGACAGCCCTGCAGAGAAACACTCAGGACGATATTGCATCTACAGTCTCCAGGGATAGGcagctgcctctctgcctctgggcTTCGTTCTTTCCCTTTGAGGGATTGGAGagaatttatccattcattcctaACAAATACTTAACTAGCACCTACTATGAGCCATTCAGTTTGGGGCCCAGGATACATCCATgaacaagagaggaaaaaagcTCTGCTCTCACAGAGCTTACAGTGGGAAGAGTAGACTAAGCAAATACTTAAGTGCCACGCAAAAAAACTAAAGCACAGAAGGGTGGAGAATGCTGCGTGGAGGTTACAGTTTACATTGGGTGGTCAGGGATCCCCTCACTGAGGTGACATTTAAATTGAAAGACCTAAAAAGAGGCAAGGCAGTAAGCCATGCAAAAAGATATGTGGAAGAGCTTTCCAGGAGAAGGAACAGCAAGAGCAGAAGTCCCAAGGTGGGAGCCTGCATAGTATCTAGGGAATTGGAGGCTGGTTggctggaatagagtgagcaagGGGGAGAGTGGAGAGTGGCCAGTGAGAAAAGCAGGGCAAGGAAAGAACAGACTGTGTCCGGCCTTCTAAGCCATTTTAAGGACTTTAGCCTTTTACAGGTGTGAAATTAGAAGGTTTTGAACAGAGGAGTGACACGACCTGGCTTAAGTTTTAACAGGCTCACTTTGGCGGCTGTTGTGAATAGACTCTGGGAAGGGTGGCAGGAGCAGAAACTGGGAGACCTGCAGTCAAGGGACTTCTGCGTTGGTGAGAAGATTCTGGGGTTTTGAAGAATGAGTTTAGAAATTTTGCTGCCGATCTGGATTGGATTGTGGGGTGTCAGAGAGGAATTAAGGACAATACCAAGGTTTTTGGCTCAAGCAACTAAAGCTGCTGTATACTGAAATGGGAAAGACTTTGGAAGGGGAAGATTAGCAGGAGTTTGTCTTTGGGCATGTTAAGTGTGAGACGCCTATTCAATATCCAAAAGGAGAATGGCAAGTAAGCAGCTAAGAGTTGGGAGGTCCAGGCTGGAAATACACATTTGGAGGATGTCAGTGTGGGAATGGAATTAGGAAAAGGCCACTTGATTTGTTTCCTCCCCTGTAGTCCAGTCCTTACCCTGGCAGGTTTGAACCCTGCCTTGAATTTAGAGAAAGCTGAGTTGGCCACGATTTTGCTATTATGTAATCAGTACTACAGATGTCAGCAACTAAAAATAAAGGAAGTCAGGCTCTTCTCTGTCCTTGGAAATGGCTACAGGGACCAATAACTATCCATACTCTATAGGACAGGATGTAAGAAGGACCAGTAGGAAGCGGAAGATAAAAGAACCTGCCCCTCCCTTCCAAAAATGGCTAACATTTGTCTTTGATCCCCACAGTGTTCCAGAAGGAAGTGTATCTTCATACATCATCACACCTGAAAGCAGGTAAACGTAACCGGCCCTTTCCCAAAACCAACCTCTAAGAGATGCTGCTTAGGCTCTCTTCACTGGGACCctaagaaattatgaaaacacctagagaaggtggaagaggagggttAGAATCTGAGCAGACTTTTGTTGTCAGGCTACATCCAGCCTCCTGGCCTGCCCCCAACAAAGTGACCAGATCACTATTCTTAGAGCATGTCATAATTGAAAGGTGGCTCTGAGTGAGCGGTCAGGTGAGGTCTCACCACACCACACCTCAGTTCCCATCAAGGCTAGACTGACCCAAAGGACTGTGTGCCCAAACTCCCCATacaggaggagaaggaagcaCAGATGGTCTGGAGATGACCAATGGAGTTCCCCAGGGGGGCTGAGGACTTTTACCAGGAACTCATAGGAATGtatcaagtgctgggcaaagcaAGGAGGGAATATCATTGCCGATAAGAGGTTGGTAAATTTTAAAGAGCCAGTTAGCAAATATTTTAGATGTTGAGGACCACTATTGGAGCATGAAAGCAGCCGTAAACAGCATGTAAATAAgtggatgtggctgtgttccagtaaaactttatctGCCATAACAGGGACAGGCAGCAGGCCAGTGTGCCAACCTGGAGCCTGACTGCTCTGTGGAGCGTCTTCCCCACCCACCACCATCCTGGGTATCTCCTTTTCCAGAGCCTGATCCAGCCGTAGAGATGGCAGCTGAGTCACTGCCTTTCTCCTTCGGGACACTGTCCAGCTGGGAGCTGGAGGCCTGGTATGAGGACCTGCAGGAGGTGCTGTCCTCAGATGAAAATGGGGGTTCCTATGTCTCACCCCCTGGAAATGAGGAGGTGAGAATGCTAGGCCAAAAGCtaccggggtgggggtggaactGCCCCTCACTTCTCAACTAATAGCTACCCTGCCTTTCCTCATTACCTTGAAGGAAGAATCAAAAACCTTCACCACTCTTGACCCTGCCTCTCTGGCTTGGCTGACTGAGGAGCAAGGAACAACAGAGGTCACAAGCAcctcccagagcccctgctctccAGATTCTAGTCGGAGCTCTCTGgctcaggaggaagaggaggaagaccaAAGAAGACCCAGGAAACGGAAACGGAGTGGCCAGTCCCCGGCCCGGACTGGAAAGCAACGCATGAAGGAGAAAGAACAAGAGAACGAAAGGAAAGTGACACAGCTCGCCCAAGAGAACGAACGGCTCAAGCAGGAAATCGAGCGCCTGTCCAGGGAAGTGGAGGCGACTCGCAGGGCTCTGATTGACCGGATGGTTAATCTGCACCAAGCGTGAACAATTGGGACCAGCACTTCCCCTCAGGCCACTACTTACCTTTCCTAGAAGAGGCTGTGGACCACCTGCTCACCAGTGCCGACGATGTACCCTCAACCCCATCTGTTCAGCAGGGAGAAAGCTTAGGGTCGACAACAGGAAAGGGTCGCAGCATGTATATAGAATTGTGTATTTATTGATTACTGTTCCTGTCCATTAAAGTGACTTTCTAGGAGTCAAGTTCTCACTGTCACTTTTTCTTCTTGCCTTTAGGGGTTTCAAGGGGTTTCCCCTCAGCTAGAGCCAACTGTTTCTTCAGATCCAAGAGTTTAGCCACCTCCGCAGCAACCTGGTTCTTATCTGCCTTTTGTGCTTTCAATTCTCGGACAATGTTGCCCTAAGAGacgagggggtgggggaagaacaACAGTGAGACCAGAAAAGGACCTGTTTAGGATTCAGCTTTTCCAGTCCCCCATAGGGCTGAAGCTTCGTACCTGCTTTGTCACTTCATCCA
The Vicugna pacos chromosome 12, VicPac4, whole genome shotgun sequence DNA segment above includes these coding regions:
- the DDIT3 gene encoding DNA damage-inducible transcript 3 protein — translated: MAAESLPFSFGTLSSWELEAWYEDLQEVLSSDENGGSYVSPPGNEEEESKTFTTLDPASLAWLTEEQGTTEVTSTSQSPCSPDSSRSSLAQEEEEEDQRRPRKRKRSGQSPARTGKQRMKEKEQENERKVTQLAQENERLKQEIERLSREVEATRRALIDRMVNLHQA
- the LOC102526258 gene encoding DDIT3 upstream open reading frame protein, encoding MLKMSGWQRQSQNQSRNLRRECSRRKCIFIHHHT